The genomic DNA CCCTGGAGGATGGCTTGCTCCTCGGGGGTGAGGGGCCTTAGGCCAGAACCCATGTCCTTGAGCCTTCCTTCCTTAAGAACTTTCACTTGGACGCCCAGTTTGGCCAACAAACCCTGGACCTGGGGGAGGGTGGCGATGACCCCGATGGAGCCGGTGATGGCCGTGGCCGGGGTAAAGATTTCCCGGGCGGCGGTGGCCACATAGTAGCCCCCGCTGGCGGCCACCGTGCCGAAGGCGGCCACCAGGGGCTTTGCCTGGGCCAGGCCCTTTAGGGCCCGGTGGATGGCCTCGGTTTCCGTTACGCTACCCCCAGGGCTGTCCACGAAGAGGACGGCGGCCCGGATGCTTTGGTCCTCCTGGGCCTGGCGGATCTTGGATAGGAGGTCCTCGAGGTCTTTTCCCGCGGGGATACTCCCCGCCACTTCCAGGAGGACCACTTTTTCGCCGCGGCCATATAGGGTGGTTTCCCGCCAGGGATGGTCGGTTTCCCGGGATTGGGTTAGGCGCCCCAGGCCCACCACCAGAAGGGCCACCATCAGGAAAAGGAGAAGGGCTAGCCAACGCTTTCGGTTCATGGTTCCGAGGTAGCACAAGGGTATGCTGAGCCTGTGCTTAGGGTGGTGGTCAAGCCGGGAAAGGAGAGGAAGGTCCGCAACTTCTACCCCAACCTCTATCGGGATGAGCTGGAGGAGATGCCTTCCCAAGCAGGGGTAGCGGAGGCGGTGGCTACCGATGGGAGCTTTGTGGCGGTGGGCTACCTGGACCCCGATTCCCGCATCCCTTTCCGGGCTTACCGCTTTGACCCTGGCCCGCTGGATCGGGCCTTTTTTCTAGCCCGCTTTCAGCGGGCCCTCAGGAGGCGGGAAGGGATGGGCCAAAGCTACCGCTTGGTGCATGGGGAGGCGGACGGGCTTCCTGGGCTAGT from Thermus albus includes the following:
- the sppA gene encoding signal peptide peptidase SppA, encoding MNRKRWLALLLFLMVALLVVGLGRLTQSRETDHPWRETTLYGRGEKVVLLEVAGSIPAGKDLEDLLSKIRQAQEDQSIRAAVLFVDSPGGSVTETEAIHRALKGLAQAKPLVAAFGTVAASGGYYVATAAREIFTPATAITGSIGVIATLPQVQGLLAKLGVQVKVLKEGRLKDMGSGLRPLTPEEQAILQGYMREAYRLFLARVSEGRRLSPERVRLLADGRIYSGAQAIALGLADREGYLEDAARRAAELAGLAEFRLVRYKKPKGLLDELLGESFPLGLSSETEQLVSLLGRKGFRLEYRYLGGGLW